The following proteins come from a genomic window of Cronobacter muytjensii ATCC 51329:
- the frlD gene encoding fructoselysine 6-kinase, protein MKTLATVGDNCVDIYPQLGKAFSGGNAVNVAVYSTRYGMRPACVSWVGDDDYGDMLRQDLAQYGIDISHLHTQPGVTAQTQVELRNNDRVLGDYTEGVMAGFTVSDEDLRWLMRFDIIHSAIWGHADPAFPALHAAGKTLSFDFADKWESPLWRTLPEHLDYVFASAHEETPWLRDRLQTVVECGAGVAIATLGEHGSLAWDGAQFWRMPPEQVQVIDTMGAGDSYIAGFLCAIAAGLPLVDAMKQGTQCAARTLGYHGAW, encoded by the coding sequence ATGAAAACTCTGGCGACGGTTGGCGATAACTGCGTGGATATTTATCCGCAACTTGGCAAGGCGTTTTCCGGCGGCAACGCCGTTAACGTGGCGGTTTACAGCACTCGCTACGGGATGCGGCCCGCGTGCGTCAGTTGGGTCGGCGATGACGATTATGGCGACATGCTAAGGCAGGATCTGGCACAGTACGGCATAGATATCTCGCATCTGCATACTCAACCTGGCGTCACGGCGCAGACCCAGGTGGAGCTTCGCAATAATGACCGCGTTCTTGGCGACTACACCGAAGGCGTGATGGCGGGCTTTACGGTCAGCGACGAGGATCTGCGCTGGCTGATGAGGTTCGATATTATTCACTCCGCCATCTGGGGACATGCCGATCCCGCCTTTCCGGCGCTTCACGCCGCCGGGAAGACGCTGTCGTTTGATTTTGCCGACAAATGGGAAAGCCCGCTGTGGCGCACGCTGCCAGAGCATCTTGATTATGTATTTGCCTCTGCGCACGAAGAGACGCCGTGGCTGCGCGACCGCCTGCAAACGGTGGTGGAGTGCGGCGCAGGTGTTGCCATCGCGACCCTGGGCGAGCATGGCAGCCTGGCCTGGGATGGCGCGCAGTTCTGGCGCATGCCGCCGGAGCAAGTCCAGGTGATTGACACGATGGGCGCCGGAGATTCTTACATCGCCGGTTTCCTCTGCGCTATCGCCGCCGGGCTGCCGCTCGTTGATGCCATGAAACAGGGTACGCAGTGCGCGGCGAGAACGCTTGGCTATCACGGCGCCTGGTAA
- the frlC gene encoding fructoselysine 3-epimerase produces the protein MKTGMFTCGHQRLPLEHAFRDAHELGYDGLELWGGRPHAFAPDLKAGGIRQVKALARVYQMPIIGYTPETNGYPYNMMLGDERMRRESLDMIKLAMEMAKEMDAGFTMISAAHAGYLTGPDAIWQRLADNLRELCDFAEDIGIDLLLEPLTPYESNVVCNANDVLRALSLVPSARLYSMVDICAPFVQGEPVMSYFDKLGDKLRHLHIVDSDGASDSHYIPGEGKMPLRELMRDITDRGYDGYCTIELVTMYMNEPRLYARQALARFRDLLPQEAL, from the coding sequence ATGAAAACGGGTATGTTTACCTGCGGGCATCAGCGGCTGCCGCTGGAGCACGCCTTTCGCGACGCACACGAACTGGGCTATGACGGGCTGGAGCTGTGGGGCGGCAGGCCGCACGCGTTTGCGCCGGATCTCAAAGCGGGCGGCATTCGCCAGGTGAAAGCGCTCGCGCGCGTTTATCAGATGCCGATCATTGGCTACACGCCGGAAACCAATGGTTATCCCTATAACATGATGCTGGGCGACGAGCGGATGCGTCGCGAAAGCCTCGACATGATCAAACTCGCCATGGAAATGGCCAAAGAGATGGACGCGGGCTTTACGATGATCTCCGCCGCCCATGCGGGCTATCTGACCGGGCCGGACGCCATCTGGCAGCGCCTTGCGGATAATCTGCGCGAGCTGTGTGATTTCGCCGAGGATATCGGCATCGATCTGCTACTGGAGCCACTTACGCCTTATGAATCCAACGTCGTGTGCAACGCAAACGACGTGCTGCGGGCACTGTCGCTGGTGCCCTCTGCGCGCCTTTACAGCATGGTCGATATCTGCGCGCCGTTTGTACAGGGTGAGCCCGTCATGAGCTACTTCGACAAACTGGGCGATAAGCTGCGTCATCTGCATATCGTTGACAGCGACGGCGCAAGCGACAGCCACTACATCCCCGGAGAAGGCAAAATGCCGCTGCGCGAGCTGATGCGCGATATCACTGACCGCGGCTACGACGGCTATTGCACTATCGAGCTGGTCACCATGTATATGAATGAGCCGCGGCTTTACGCCCGTCAGGCGCTGGCGCGCTTTCGCGACCTGCTGCCGCAGGAGGCGCTATGA